A single Osmerus mordax isolate fOsmMor3 chromosome 9, fOsmMor3.pri, whole genome shotgun sequence DNA region contains:
- the mark3a gene encoding MAP/microtubule affinity-regulating kinase 3a isoform X9, protein MSAKTPLPTVNEKETESHTSQSGGRQEVTTRPARSGVRARNSGADEQPHVGNYRLLKTIGKGNFAKVKLARHILTGREVAIKIIDKTQLNPNSLQKLFREVRIMKILNHPNIVKLFEVIETERTLYLVMEYASGGEVFDYLVAHGRMKEKEARSKFRQIVSAVQYCHQKHIVHRDLKAENLLLDADMNIKIADFGFSNEFTMGSKLDTFCGSPPYAAPELFQGKKYDGPEVDVWSLGVILYTLVSGSLPFDGQNLKELRERVLRGKYRIPFYMSTDCENLLKRFLVLNPAKRGTLEVREDAENQIMKDRWINAGSEEDELKPFIEPVLDITDQKRIDVMVGMGYTLEEIQDSLAKMKYDEITATYLLLGRKSPEMEVSDSTSNSNLSLAKPRPTSELNGQSPSHLKVQRSSSSSNQKQRRYSEQVGQNAGAAHPKRSQTAIAESSIKEEGGVSLRKPSTPGGRGGPPSSPLLGNANNPNKADIPDRKKGATTGPNNTTASAGMSRRNTYVCSDRNNTDRLSVIPNGKENSVAVPPAQPNPVASTHSITSSTTPDRLRFPRGTASRNTFHGGQLRDRRTATYNGPPASPTLSHDAAPLSQTRSRGTSNLFSKLTSKLTRRNMSFRFTKSRHVPGDQKGETKDDKPRSLRFTWSMRTTSSMEACDIMREIRKVLDANNCDYEQQDNFLLLCVHGDGHAENLVQWEMEVCKLPRLSLNGVRFKRISGSSIAFKNIASKVSNELKL, encoded by the exons ATGTCAGCAAAAACGCCATTACCTACTGTAAACGAGAAGGAGACGGAAAGC CACACGTCTCAGAGCGGCGGCCGTCAGGAGGTCACAACGCGCCCTGCGCGCTCTGGTGTTCGCGCCCGCAACTCTGGTGCGGACGAGCAGCCGCATGTGGGGAACTACCGTCTCCTGAAGACCATCGGGAAGGGCAACTTTGCCAAGGTCAAGCTGGCCCGACATATcctcacagggagagag GTAGCAATAAAGATCATCGATAAGACACAACTGAATCCCAACAGCCTTCAAAAG CTGTTCAGAGAAGTAAGAATCATGAAGATCTTGAATCACCCAAATATAG ttaAGCTTTTTGAGGTGATTGAGACGGAGAGGACACTGTACCTGGTGATGGAGTACGCAAGTGGAG GAGAGGTGTTCGACTACCTCGTAGCACACGGAAGAATGAAGGAAAAAGAGGCCAGGTCTAAATTTAGACAG atcGTATCCGCTGTGCAGTACTGCCACCAGAAGCACATTGTTCACAGAGACCTTAAG GCTGAGAACTTGCTTCTGGACGCCGACATGAACATCAAGATCGCCGACTTCGGCTTCAGCAACGAGTTCACGATGGGCAGCAAGCTGGACACGTTCTGCGGCTCCCCCCCCTACGCCGCCCCGGAGCTCTTCCAGGGGAAGAAGTACGACGGGCCCGAGGTGGACGTGTGGAGCCTGGGGGTCATCCTCTACACGCTGGTCAGCGGCTCCCTGCCCTTCGACGGGCAGAACCTCAAG gagctgagagagagggttctGAGGGGGAAGTACCGCATCCCCTTCTACATGTCCACCGACTGTGAGAACCTCCTGAAGCGCTTCCTGGTCCTCAACCCAGCCAAGAGGGGGActctggaggtgagggaggacgcCGAAAAC CAAATCATGAAGGATCGCTGGATCAACGCCGGCTCAGAGGAGGACGAACTGAAGCCTTTCATCGAACCAGTACTGGACATCACTGACCAGAAGAGAATAG acgtgatggtggggatgggctATACCCTGGAGGAGATCCAAGACTCTCTGGCCAAGATGAAGTATGATGAGATCACCGCCACCTACCTTCTGCTGGGCAGGAAGTCGCCCGAG ATGGAGGTCTCTGACTCCACCTCCAACAGTAACCTGTCCCTGGCCAAGCCCCGGCCCACGAGTGAGCTCAACGGCCAATCGCCATCGCACCTGAAGGTCCAGAGGAGCTCTTCCTCATCCAATCAGAAGCAGAGGCGCTACAGCGAGCAGG ttgGTCAGAACGCGGGGGCGGCTCACCCCAAGAGGAGCCAGACGGCCATTGCGGAGAGCAGCATCAAAGAGGAGGGAGGCGTGTCGCTCCGCAAGCCCAGCACCccgggggggcgtgggggacccccctccagccccctgctggGCAACGCCAACAACCCCAACAAAGCGGACATCCCAGACCGCAAGAAGGGGGCCACCACGGGCCCCAAC aacaCTACTGCCTCGGCCGGCATGAGCAGGAGGAACACGTACGTGTGCAGTGACAGGAACAACACGGACCGTCTGTCAGTCATTCCCAACGGGAAGGAGAACAG cgtGGCTGTGCCCCCTGCCCAGCCTAACCCGGTGGCCTCCACCCACAGCATCACCAGCTCCACCACGCCCGACAGACTACGTTTCCCACGAGGCACGGCGAGCCGCAACACCTTCCACGGGGGCCAGCTGAGGGACCGTCGCACGGCCACCTACAACGGGCCCCCGGCATCGCCCACGCTGTCCCACGACGCCGCGCCGCTGTCCCAGACGCGCAGCCGCGGCACCAGCAACCTGTTCTCCAAACTCACCTCCAAACTGACCCGCAG AAACATGTCATTCAGGTTTACCAAAAG TCGCCATGTACCTGGGGATCAGAAAGGGGAAACTAAAGACGATAAACCCCGCTCCCTCAGATTCACTTGGAGTATGAGGACCACCAGCTCCATGGAGGCCTGCGACATCATGCGGGAGATTCGCAAGGTGCTCGACGCAAACAACTGCGACTACGAACAGCAGGATAACTTCCTGCTGCTGTGCGTCCATGGCGATGGCCACGCGGAGAACCTTGTCCAATGGGAGATGGAGGTGTGCAAGCTTCCACGTCTGTCTCTCAACGGAGTGAGATTCAAGAGGATATCAGGATCATCCATCGCGTTTAAAAACATTGCTTCCAAAGTTTCCAACGAGTTAAAGTTATAA
- the mark3a gene encoding MAP/microtubule affinity-regulating kinase 3a isoform X7 has protein sequence MSYPHKNERVIWLNAIQIAKKKMTGTQSTKRNRTSIHTSQSGGRQEVTTRPARSGVRARNSGADEQPHVGNYRLLKTIGKGNFAKVKLARHILTGREVAIKIIDKTQLNPNSLQKLFREVRIMKILNHPNIVKLFEVIETERTLYLVMEYASGGEVFDYLVAHGRMKEKEARSKFRQIVSAVQYCHQKHIVHRDLKAENLLLDADMNIKIADFGFSNEFTMGSKLDTFCGSPPYAAPELFQGKKYDGPEVDVWSLGVILYTLVSGSLPFDGQNLKELRERVLRGKYRIPFYMSTDCENLLKRFLVLNPAKRGTLEVREDAENQIMKDRWINAGSEEDELKPFIEPVLDITDQKRIDVMVGMGYTLEEIQDSLAKMKYDEITATYLLLGRKSPEMEVSDSTSNSNLSLAKPRPTSELNGQSPSHLKVQRSSSSSNQKQRRYSEQVGQNAGAAHPKRSQTAIAESSIKEEGGVSLRKPSTPGGRGGPPSSPLLGNANNPNKADIPDRKKGATTGPNNTTASAGMSRRNTYVCSDRNNTDRLSVIPNGKENSVAVPPAQPNPVASTHSITSSTTPDRLRFPRGTASRNTFHGGQLRDRRTATYNGPPASPTLSHDAAPLSQTRSRGTSNLFSKLTSKLTRRNMSFRFTKRFRSRRYREL, from the exons ATGAGCTATCCCCACAAAAACGAGAGAGTTATCTGGTTAAATGCCATTCAAATTGCCAAAAAGAAAATGACAGGAACTCAGTCAACAAAGAGGAATCGTACCAGCATT CACACGTCTCAGAGCGGCGGCCGTCAGGAGGTCACAACGCGCCCTGCGCGCTCTGGTGTTCGCGCCCGCAACTCTGGTGCGGACGAGCAGCCGCATGTGGGGAACTACCGTCTCCTGAAGACCATCGGGAAGGGCAACTTTGCCAAGGTCAAGCTGGCCCGACATATcctcacagggagagag GTAGCAATAAAGATCATCGATAAGACACAACTGAATCCCAACAGCCTTCAAAAG CTGTTCAGAGAAGTAAGAATCATGAAGATCTTGAATCACCCAAATATAG ttaAGCTTTTTGAGGTGATTGAGACGGAGAGGACACTGTACCTGGTGATGGAGTACGCAAGTGGAG GAGAGGTGTTCGACTACCTCGTAGCACACGGAAGAATGAAGGAAAAAGAGGCCAGGTCTAAATTTAGACAG atcGTATCCGCTGTGCAGTACTGCCACCAGAAGCACATTGTTCACAGAGACCTTAAG GCTGAGAACTTGCTTCTGGACGCCGACATGAACATCAAGATCGCCGACTTCGGCTTCAGCAACGAGTTCACGATGGGCAGCAAGCTGGACACGTTCTGCGGCTCCCCCCCCTACGCCGCCCCGGAGCTCTTCCAGGGGAAGAAGTACGACGGGCCCGAGGTGGACGTGTGGAGCCTGGGGGTCATCCTCTACACGCTGGTCAGCGGCTCCCTGCCCTTCGACGGGCAGAACCTCAAG gagctgagagagagggttctGAGGGGGAAGTACCGCATCCCCTTCTACATGTCCACCGACTGTGAGAACCTCCTGAAGCGCTTCCTGGTCCTCAACCCAGCCAAGAGGGGGActctggaggtgagggaggacgcCGAAAAC CAAATCATGAAGGATCGCTGGATCAACGCCGGCTCAGAGGAGGACGAACTGAAGCCTTTCATCGAACCAGTACTGGACATCACTGACCAGAAGAGAATAG acgtgatggtggggatgggctATACCCTGGAGGAGATCCAAGACTCTCTGGCCAAGATGAAGTATGATGAGATCACCGCCACCTACCTTCTGCTGGGCAGGAAGTCGCCCGAG ATGGAGGTCTCTGACTCCACCTCCAACAGTAACCTGTCCCTGGCCAAGCCCCGGCCCACGAGTGAGCTCAACGGCCAATCGCCATCGCACCTGAAGGTCCAGAGGAGCTCTTCCTCATCCAATCAGAAGCAGAGGCGCTACAGCGAGCAGG ttgGTCAGAACGCGGGGGCGGCTCACCCCAAGAGGAGCCAGACGGCCATTGCGGAGAGCAGCATCAAAGAGGAGGGAGGCGTGTCGCTCCGCAAGCCCAGCACCccgggggggcgtgggggacccccctccagccccctgctggGCAACGCCAACAACCCCAACAAAGCGGACATCCCAGACCGCAAGAAGGGGGCCACCACGGGCCCCAAC aacaCTACTGCCTCGGCCGGCATGAGCAGGAGGAACACGTACGTGTGCAGTGACAGGAACAACACGGACCGTCTGTCAGTCATTCCCAACGGGAAGGAGAACAG cgtGGCTGTGCCCCCTGCCCAGCCTAACCCGGTGGCCTCCACCCACAGCATCACCAGCTCCACCACGCCCGACAGACTACGTTTCCCACGAGGCACGGCGAGCCGCAACACCTTCCACGGGGGCCAGCTGAGGGACCGTCGCACGGCCACCTACAACGGGCCCCCGGCATCGCCCACGCTGTCCCACGACGCCGCGCCGCTGTCCCAGACGCGCAGCCGCGGCACCAGCAACCTGTTCTCCAAACTCACCTCCAAACTGACCCGCAG AAACATGTCATTCAGGTTTACCAAAAG ATTCAGGAGCCGACGCTATAGAGAGTTGTAG
- the mark3a gene encoding MAP/microtubule affinity-regulating kinase 3a isoform X5 codes for MSYPHKNERVIWLNAIQIAKKKMTGTQSTKRNRTSIHTSQSGGRQEVTTRPARSGVRARNSGADEQPHVGNYRLLKTIGKGNFAKVKLARHILTGREVAIKIIDKTQLNPNSLQKLFREVRIMKILNHPNIVKLFEVIETERTLYLVMEYASGGEVFDYLVAHGRMKEKEARSKFRQIVSAVQYCHQKHIVHRDLKAENLLLDADMNIKIADFGFSNEFTMGSKLDTFCGSPPYAAPELFQGKKYDGPEVDVWSLGVILYTLVSGSLPFDGQNLKELRERVLRGKYRIPFYMSTDCENLLKRFLVLNPAKRGTLEVREDAENQIMKDRWINAGSEEDELKPFIEPVLDITDQKRIDVMVGMGYTLEEIQDSLAKMKYDEITATYLLLGRKSPEMEVSDSTSNSNLSLAKPRPTSELNGQSPSHLKVQRSSSSSNQKQRRYSEQVGQNAGAAHPKRSQTAIAESSIKEEGGVSLRKPSTPGGRGGPPSSPLLGNANNPNKADIPDRKKGATTGPNNTTASAGMSRRNTYVCSDRNNTDRLSVIPNGKENSVAVPPAQPNPVASTHSITSSTTPDRLRFPRGTASRNTFHGGQLRDRRTATYNGPPASPTLSHDAAPLSQTRSRGTSNLFSKLTSKLTRRNMSFRFTKRVSIDPSKRQPAKSGPAVPSAQGAKTLKSQPTLREPGDLRAQVAMYLGIRKGKLKTINPAPSDSLGV; via the exons ATGAGCTATCCCCACAAAAACGAGAGAGTTATCTGGTTAAATGCCATTCAAATTGCCAAAAAGAAAATGACAGGAACTCAGTCAACAAAGAGGAATCGTACCAGCATT CACACGTCTCAGAGCGGCGGCCGTCAGGAGGTCACAACGCGCCCTGCGCGCTCTGGTGTTCGCGCCCGCAACTCTGGTGCGGACGAGCAGCCGCATGTGGGGAACTACCGTCTCCTGAAGACCATCGGGAAGGGCAACTTTGCCAAGGTCAAGCTGGCCCGACATATcctcacagggagagag GTAGCAATAAAGATCATCGATAAGACACAACTGAATCCCAACAGCCTTCAAAAG CTGTTCAGAGAAGTAAGAATCATGAAGATCTTGAATCACCCAAATATAG ttaAGCTTTTTGAGGTGATTGAGACGGAGAGGACACTGTACCTGGTGATGGAGTACGCAAGTGGAG GAGAGGTGTTCGACTACCTCGTAGCACACGGAAGAATGAAGGAAAAAGAGGCCAGGTCTAAATTTAGACAG atcGTATCCGCTGTGCAGTACTGCCACCAGAAGCACATTGTTCACAGAGACCTTAAG GCTGAGAACTTGCTTCTGGACGCCGACATGAACATCAAGATCGCCGACTTCGGCTTCAGCAACGAGTTCACGATGGGCAGCAAGCTGGACACGTTCTGCGGCTCCCCCCCCTACGCCGCCCCGGAGCTCTTCCAGGGGAAGAAGTACGACGGGCCCGAGGTGGACGTGTGGAGCCTGGGGGTCATCCTCTACACGCTGGTCAGCGGCTCCCTGCCCTTCGACGGGCAGAACCTCAAG gagctgagagagagggttctGAGGGGGAAGTACCGCATCCCCTTCTACATGTCCACCGACTGTGAGAACCTCCTGAAGCGCTTCCTGGTCCTCAACCCAGCCAAGAGGGGGActctggaggtgagggaggacgcCGAAAAC CAAATCATGAAGGATCGCTGGATCAACGCCGGCTCAGAGGAGGACGAACTGAAGCCTTTCATCGAACCAGTACTGGACATCACTGACCAGAAGAGAATAG acgtgatggtggggatgggctATACCCTGGAGGAGATCCAAGACTCTCTGGCCAAGATGAAGTATGATGAGATCACCGCCACCTACCTTCTGCTGGGCAGGAAGTCGCCCGAG ATGGAGGTCTCTGACTCCACCTCCAACAGTAACCTGTCCCTGGCCAAGCCCCGGCCCACGAGTGAGCTCAACGGCCAATCGCCATCGCACCTGAAGGTCCAGAGGAGCTCTTCCTCATCCAATCAGAAGCAGAGGCGCTACAGCGAGCAGG ttgGTCAGAACGCGGGGGCGGCTCACCCCAAGAGGAGCCAGACGGCCATTGCGGAGAGCAGCATCAAAGAGGAGGGAGGCGTGTCGCTCCGCAAGCCCAGCACCccgggggggcgtgggggacccccctccagccccctgctggGCAACGCCAACAACCCCAACAAAGCGGACATCCCAGACCGCAAGAAGGGGGCCACCACGGGCCCCAAC aacaCTACTGCCTCGGCCGGCATGAGCAGGAGGAACACGTACGTGTGCAGTGACAGGAACAACACGGACCGTCTGTCAGTCATTCCCAACGGGAAGGAGAACAG cgtGGCTGTGCCCCCTGCCCAGCCTAACCCGGTGGCCTCCACCCACAGCATCACCAGCTCCACCACGCCCGACAGACTACGTTTCCCACGAGGCACGGCGAGCCGCAACACCTTCCACGGGGGCCAGCTGAGGGACCGTCGCACGGCCACCTACAACGGGCCCCCGGCATCGCCCACGCTGTCCCACGACGCCGCGCCGCTGTCCCAGACGCGCAGCCGCGGCACCAGCAACCTGTTCTCCAAACTCACCTCCAAACTGACCCGCAG AAACATGTCATTCAGGTTTACCAAAAG ggTCAGTATTGACCCAAGCAAACGGCAGCCAGCTAAATCAGGGCCTGCCGTCCCTTCTGCCCAGGGAGCAAAGACTCTTA aGTCTCAACCGACTTTGAGAGAACCGGGAGATTTGAGGGCTCAAG TCGCCATGTACCTGGGGATCAGAAAGGGGAAACTAAAGACGATAAACCCCGCTCCCTCAGATTCACTTGGAGTATGA
- the mark3a gene encoding MAP/microtubule affinity-regulating kinase 3a isoform X4 — translation MSYPHKNERVIWLNAIQIAKKKMTGTQSTKRNRTSIHTSQSGGRQEVTTRPARSGVRARNSGADEQPHVGNYRLLKTIGKGNFAKVKLARHILTGREVAIKIIDKTQLNPNSLQKLFREVRIMKILNHPNIVKLFEVIETERTLYLVMEYASGGEVFDYLVAHGRMKEKEARSKFRQIVSAVQYCHQKHIVHRDLKAENLLLDADMNIKIADFGFSNEFTMGSKLDTFCGSPPYAAPELFQGKKYDGPEVDVWSLGVILYTLVSGSLPFDGQNLKELRERVLRGKYRIPFYMSTDCENLLKRFLVLNPAKRGTLEVREDAENQIMKDRWINAGSEEDELKPFIEPVLDITDQKRIDVMVGMGYTLEEIQDSLAKMKYDEITATYLLLGRKSPEMEVSDSTSNSNLSLAKPRPTSELNGQSPSHLKVQRSSSSSNQKQRRYSEQVGQNAGAAHPKRSQTAIAESSIKEEGGVSLRKPSTPGGRGGPPSSPLLGNANNPNKADIPDRKKGATTGPNNTTASAGMSRRNTYVCSDRNNTDRLSVIPNGKENSVAVPPAQPNPVASTHSITSSTTPDRLRFPRGTASRNTFHGGQLRDRRTATYNGPPASPTLSHDAAPLSQTRSRGTSNLFSKLTSKLTRSRHVPGDQKGETKDDKPRSLRFTWSMRTTSSMEACDIMREIRKVLDANNCDYEQQDNFLLLCVHGDGHAENLVQWEMEVCKLPRLSLNGVRFKRISGSSIAFKNIASKVSNELKL, via the exons ATGAGCTATCCCCACAAAAACGAGAGAGTTATCTGGTTAAATGCCATTCAAATTGCCAAAAAGAAAATGACAGGAACTCAGTCAACAAAGAGGAATCGTACCAGCATT CACACGTCTCAGAGCGGCGGCCGTCAGGAGGTCACAACGCGCCCTGCGCGCTCTGGTGTTCGCGCCCGCAACTCTGGTGCGGACGAGCAGCCGCATGTGGGGAACTACCGTCTCCTGAAGACCATCGGGAAGGGCAACTTTGCCAAGGTCAAGCTGGCCCGACATATcctcacagggagagag GTAGCAATAAAGATCATCGATAAGACACAACTGAATCCCAACAGCCTTCAAAAG CTGTTCAGAGAAGTAAGAATCATGAAGATCTTGAATCACCCAAATATAG ttaAGCTTTTTGAGGTGATTGAGACGGAGAGGACACTGTACCTGGTGATGGAGTACGCAAGTGGAG GAGAGGTGTTCGACTACCTCGTAGCACACGGAAGAATGAAGGAAAAAGAGGCCAGGTCTAAATTTAGACAG atcGTATCCGCTGTGCAGTACTGCCACCAGAAGCACATTGTTCACAGAGACCTTAAG GCTGAGAACTTGCTTCTGGACGCCGACATGAACATCAAGATCGCCGACTTCGGCTTCAGCAACGAGTTCACGATGGGCAGCAAGCTGGACACGTTCTGCGGCTCCCCCCCCTACGCCGCCCCGGAGCTCTTCCAGGGGAAGAAGTACGACGGGCCCGAGGTGGACGTGTGGAGCCTGGGGGTCATCCTCTACACGCTGGTCAGCGGCTCCCTGCCCTTCGACGGGCAGAACCTCAAG gagctgagagagagggttctGAGGGGGAAGTACCGCATCCCCTTCTACATGTCCACCGACTGTGAGAACCTCCTGAAGCGCTTCCTGGTCCTCAACCCAGCCAAGAGGGGGActctggaggtgagggaggacgcCGAAAAC CAAATCATGAAGGATCGCTGGATCAACGCCGGCTCAGAGGAGGACGAACTGAAGCCTTTCATCGAACCAGTACTGGACATCACTGACCAGAAGAGAATAG acgtgatggtggggatgggctATACCCTGGAGGAGATCCAAGACTCTCTGGCCAAGATGAAGTATGATGAGATCACCGCCACCTACCTTCTGCTGGGCAGGAAGTCGCCCGAG ATGGAGGTCTCTGACTCCACCTCCAACAGTAACCTGTCCCTGGCCAAGCCCCGGCCCACGAGTGAGCTCAACGGCCAATCGCCATCGCACCTGAAGGTCCAGAGGAGCTCTTCCTCATCCAATCAGAAGCAGAGGCGCTACAGCGAGCAGG ttgGTCAGAACGCGGGGGCGGCTCACCCCAAGAGGAGCCAGACGGCCATTGCGGAGAGCAGCATCAAAGAGGAGGGAGGCGTGTCGCTCCGCAAGCCCAGCACCccgggggggcgtgggggacccccctccagccccctgctggGCAACGCCAACAACCCCAACAAAGCGGACATCCCAGACCGCAAGAAGGGGGCCACCACGGGCCCCAAC aacaCTACTGCCTCGGCCGGCATGAGCAGGAGGAACACGTACGTGTGCAGTGACAGGAACAACACGGACCGTCTGTCAGTCATTCCCAACGGGAAGGAGAACAG cgtGGCTGTGCCCCCTGCCCAGCCTAACCCGGTGGCCTCCACCCACAGCATCACCAGCTCCACCACGCCCGACAGACTACGTTTCCCACGAGGCACGGCGAGCCGCAACACCTTCCACGGGGGCCAGCTGAGGGACCGTCGCACGGCCACCTACAACGGGCCCCCGGCATCGCCCACGCTGTCCCACGACGCCGCGCCGCTGTCCCAGACGCGCAGCCGCGGCACCAGCAACCTGTTCTCCAAACTCACCTCCAAACTGACCCGCAG TCGCCATGTACCTGGGGATCAGAAAGGGGAAACTAAAGACGATAAACCCCGCTCCCTCAGATTCACTTGGAGTATGAGGACCACCAGCTCCATGGAGGCCTGCGACATCATGCGGGAGATTCGCAAGGTGCTCGACGCAAACAACTGCGACTACGAACAGCAGGATAACTTCCTGCTGCTGTGCGTCCATGGCGATGGCCACGCGGAGAACCTTGTCCAATGGGAGATGGAGGTGTGCAAGCTTCCACGTCTGTCTCTCAACGGAGTGAGATTCAAGAGGATATCAGGATCATCCATCGCGTTTAAAAACATTGCTTCCAAAGTTTCCAACGAGTTAAAGTTATAA
- the mark3a gene encoding MAP/microtubule affinity-regulating kinase 3a isoform X6, whose translation MSYPHKNERVIWLNAIQIAKKKMTGTQSTKRNRTSIHTSQSGGRQEVTTRPARSGVRARNSGADEQPHVGNYRLLKTIGKGNFAKVKLARHILTGREVAIKIIDKTQLNPNSLQKLFREVRIMKILNHPNIVKLFEVIETERTLYLVMEYASGGEVFDYLVAHGRMKEKEARSKFRQIVSAVQYCHQKHIVHRDLKAENLLLDADMNIKIADFGFSNEFTMGSKLDTFCGSPPYAAPELFQGKKYDGPEVDVWSLGVILYTLVSGSLPFDGQNLKELRERVLRGKYRIPFYMSTDCENLLKRFLVLNPAKRGTLEVREDAENQIMKDRWINAGSEEDELKPFIEPVLDITDQKRIDVMVGMGYTLEEIQDSLAKMKYDEITATYLLLGRKSPEMEVSDSTSNSNLSLAKPRPTSELNGQSPSHLKVQRSSSSSNQKQRRYSEQVGQNAGAAHPKRSQTAIAESSIKEEGGVSLRKPSTPGGRGGPPSSPLLGNANNPNKADIPDRKKGATTGPNNTTASAGMSRRNTYVCSDRNNTDRLSVIPNGKENSVAVPPAQPNPVASTHSITSSTTPDRLRFPRGTASRNTFHGGQLRDRRTATYNGPPASPTLSHDAAPLSQTRSRGTSNLFSKLTSKLTRRNMSFRFTKRVSIDPSKRQPAKSGPAVPSAQGAKTLIAMYLGIRKGKLKTINPAPSDSLGV comes from the exons ATGAGCTATCCCCACAAAAACGAGAGAGTTATCTGGTTAAATGCCATTCAAATTGCCAAAAAGAAAATGACAGGAACTCAGTCAACAAAGAGGAATCGTACCAGCATT CACACGTCTCAGAGCGGCGGCCGTCAGGAGGTCACAACGCGCCCTGCGCGCTCTGGTGTTCGCGCCCGCAACTCTGGTGCGGACGAGCAGCCGCATGTGGGGAACTACCGTCTCCTGAAGACCATCGGGAAGGGCAACTTTGCCAAGGTCAAGCTGGCCCGACATATcctcacagggagagag GTAGCAATAAAGATCATCGATAAGACACAACTGAATCCCAACAGCCTTCAAAAG CTGTTCAGAGAAGTAAGAATCATGAAGATCTTGAATCACCCAAATATAG ttaAGCTTTTTGAGGTGATTGAGACGGAGAGGACACTGTACCTGGTGATGGAGTACGCAAGTGGAG GAGAGGTGTTCGACTACCTCGTAGCACACGGAAGAATGAAGGAAAAAGAGGCCAGGTCTAAATTTAGACAG atcGTATCCGCTGTGCAGTACTGCCACCAGAAGCACATTGTTCACAGAGACCTTAAG GCTGAGAACTTGCTTCTGGACGCCGACATGAACATCAAGATCGCCGACTTCGGCTTCAGCAACGAGTTCACGATGGGCAGCAAGCTGGACACGTTCTGCGGCTCCCCCCCCTACGCCGCCCCGGAGCTCTTCCAGGGGAAGAAGTACGACGGGCCCGAGGTGGACGTGTGGAGCCTGGGGGTCATCCTCTACACGCTGGTCAGCGGCTCCCTGCCCTTCGACGGGCAGAACCTCAAG gagctgagagagagggttctGAGGGGGAAGTACCGCATCCCCTTCTACATGTCCACCGACTGTGAGAACCTCCTGAAGCGCTTCCTGGTCCTCAACCCAGCCAAGAGGGGGActctggaggtgagggaggacgcCGAAAAC CAAATCATGAAGGATCGCTGGATCAACGCCGGCTCAGAGGAGGACGAACTGAAGCCTTTCATCGAACCAGTACTGGACATCACTGACCAGAAGAGAATAG acgtgatggtggggatgggctATACCCTGGAGGAGATCCAAGACTCTCTGGCCAAGATGAAGTATGATGAGATCACCGCCACCTACCTTCTGCTGGGCAGGAAGTCGCCCGAG ATGGAGGTCTCTGACTCCACCTCCAACAGTAACCTGTCCCTGGCCAAGCCCCGGCCCACGAGTGAGCTCAACGGCCAATCGCCATCGCACCTGAAGGTCCAGAGGAGCTCTTCCTCATCCAATCAGAAGCAGAGGCGCTACAGCGAGCAGG ttgGTCAGAACGCGGGGGCGGCTCACCCCAAGAGGAGCCAGACGGCCATTGCGGAGAGCAGCATCAAAGAGGAGGGAGGCGTGTCGCTCCGCAAGCCCAGCACCccgggggggcgtgggggacccccctccagccccctgctggGCAACGCCAACAACCCCAACAAAGCGGACATCCCAGACCGCAAGAAGGGGGCCACCACGGGCCCCAAC aacaCTACTGCCTCGGCCGGCATGAGCAGGAGGAACACGTACGTGTGCAGTGACAGGAACAACACGGACCGTCTGTCAGTCATTCCCAACGGGAAGGAGAACAG cgtGGCTGTGCCCCCTGCCCAGCCTAACCCGGTGGCCTCCACCCACAGCATCACCAGCTCCACCACGCCCGACAGACTACGTTTCCCACGAGGCACGGCGAGCCGCAACACCTTCCACGGGGGCCAGCTGAGGGACCGTCGCACGGCCACCTACAACGGGCCCCCGGCATCGCCCACGCTGTCCCACGACGCCGCGCCGCTGTCCCAGACGCGCAGCCGCGGCACCAGCAACCTGTTCTCCAAACTCACCTCCAAACTGACCCGCAG AAACATGTCATTCAGGTTTACCAAAAG ggTCAGTATTGACCCAAGCAAACGGCAGCCAGCTAAATCAGGGCCTGCCGTCCCTTCTGCCCAGGGAGCAAAGACTCTTA TCGCCATGTACCTGGGGATCAGAAAGGGGAAACTAAAGACGATAAACCCCGCTCCCTCAGATTCACTTGGAGTATGA